Proteins encoded by one window of Salvia splendens isolate huo1 chromosome 5, SspV2, whole genome shotgun sequence:
- the LOC121804704 gene encoding ureide permease 1-like, which produces MYLVESKSGAIGCMLVALAFLGTWPAFLAQLERRGRLPQHTYLDYSITNFLTAILIALTLGQIGDTKPNMPNFITQLSQIEKNWGCVLIAMSGGVFLGLGNLATQYAWPFVGLSVTEVITSSLAVVLGTSMNYFLDDKINRAEILFPGVGCFLIAVFLGSAVHSSNAADNAAKLSHIDAQEPFLKESLYHQFTRTSNAQETDQHKDMERANSEEGKAITGSAQHLIELENSRAIKVFGKSIWLGLSITFFAGVCYALFSPAFNLATNDQWHVLSPGVPKLVVYAAFFYFSLSFFVVAALINIIFLYRPVLKLPRSSIMQYLRDWDGRWLAFLAGLLCGLGNGLQFVGGQAAGYAAADCVQALPLVSTFWGVVLFGEYWRSSRRTYVLLVSMLVMFVVAVGVLIASSGQRRVSYTQ; this is translated from the exons atgtatttgGTGGAGAGTAAAAGTGGAGCGATAGGGTGCATGCTGGTTGCGCTGGCGTTTCTCGGGACATGGCCGGCGTTTCTGGCTCAGTTGGAGCGGCGCGGCCGCCTTCCTCAGCACACTTATCTCGACTATTCTATCACCAATTTCTTGACTGCTATCCTTATCGCTTTAACGCTTGGTCAGATTGGCGACACCAAACCTAACATGCCCAATTTCATCACTCAACTTTCTCAG ATTGAGAAGAATTGGGGTTGTGTTTTGATCGCCATGTCCGGCGGAGTATTCCTTGGGCTGGGCAACTTGGCGACGCAATATGCTTGGCCCTTTGTAGGGCTGTCAGTCACGGAGGTCATCACATCAAGCTTAGCAGTTGTCTTAG GCACAAGCATGAACTATTTTCTGGATGATAAAATCAACAGAGCAGAAATACTTTTCCCAGGAGTGGGATGTTTCCTGATTGCAGTTTTCTTGGGCTCTGCCGTTCATTCCTCCAACGCTGCTGACAATGCAGCAAAACTCTCTCATATTGATGCACA GGAACCATTTCTCAAGGAATCACTCTATCATCAATTTACCAGGACTTCCAATGCACAAGAAACAGATCAACACAAAG ACATGGAGCGTGCAAATAGCGAAGAGGGCAAAGCAATAACTGGATCAGCGCAACATCTGATCGAACTTGAGAACAGCAGAGCCATTAAG GTTTTCGGAAAGAGCATCTGGTTAGGGTTGAGCATAACTTTCTTTGCGGGTGTGTGCTACGCTCTCTTCTCCCCGGCATTCAACTTAGCCACAAACGACCAGTGGCACGTGCTGAGCCCGGGTGTCCCAAAGCTAGTCGTCTACGCAGCCTTCTTCTACTTCTCCCTCTCATTCTTCGTCGTTGCAGCACTCATAAACATCATCTTTCTCTACCGCCCTGTCCTAAAGCTGCCAAGATCCTCCATAATGCAGTACCTTAGGGATTGGGACGGAAGATGGCTCGCCTTTTTGGCCGGTCTGCTCTGTGGGTTAGGCAACGGGCTGCAGTTTGTGGGAGGGCAGGCTGCTGGATATGCCGCGGCAGATTGCGTTCAG GCACTGCCACTGGTGAGTACATTTTGGGGGGTGGTGTTGTTTGGAGAGTACTGGAGATCGTCGCGACGGACCTATGTGTTGCTAGTGAGCATGTTGGTTATGTTTGTTGTGGCTGTCGGAGTTCTTATTGCCTCGTCCGGGCAGCGAAGGGTGTCGTATACCCAGTGA